TGTGATACGGGTCGTTCGTCCAAGTTTGTTTGCTCGGCCGCTTCCGACTCTTGGTTTCGttctgcttcctccttggACATTGTTATTTTTCGGATAAAGTTGACGAAGCGGTCGCCGTAGCCCTCCGGGGGTATCGGTGATATTTGGGTCCGATCATTGGCAAGGCTCTTAAAGAAATTTTCTATCCTTTTAATCGTGCCATACTGCTCAAATGGTTAGCCTATACATTCAACGAGTGCACGTAGGAGAAACGTACATGTGTCAAACAATCAATAATCCCAAGGTAATAGATTTCTTGGCCAGGCTGGCCGTTTTCATGCGTAGCTCGAAATCCACCATCGTCAGAATAAAAGACATGGAACTTTCGCTCATCGAGAATCTCGTCTGGCATTTTTGCAGTTGCCTTATCGAGCGGAACTGGGCGCTCTTTTTGGATCAACATTCGAAGCTCACGCGCTTTGCGCTCGTTTTCCAATTTCGACGGTGTGCGAATCAACATATTGGGGTGGATCTCCTCTTCGCGGTCAGCGCCGGGTTGGAAGACCTGGAGAGTCTTATCACGGAGCTTCTCTTCATTCCCTTTGTCCACATCATGTATACCCACCAAAAGGGAATAGTCCATGATTTTAAGCCGCTTGAGAAGCTCCACGTCGCGCTTAAgctgggcaaggaagaaTTCACGTTTGCCTGGGCCACATTCTAAATGGCGATTTCTTCGAACCCAGTTCAAGTCCTTCATGGTAGACCGTGGGTGATCTTTTATATACTCCTCACTCACATCGCGCCCGATCATAGATCCTTTCAAGTCGAATGTGGAGTGGATATCACGGTGCGGTGGGAAGAGGTTGTTCATCACAACAAAGTGAATCTTCCGGCCATAGGCCATCTTGACTCGATGGAGACCGTAGAATTGTGAAATCAGCGTATTCGGGTTTTGCTCGACGTGTTTGTAGTATTCGGGAAGGATCTTTCGCAGCAGTTTGTGTTCGGCGTGGTGGATCGTTTTGATGATGTACTTATAATCCCTGGAAAAGTAGAAAAAGCTGCCACTCTTTCCCGGCGAACCTAGTTCCGAGAGTATATACTTGCTCGTAAGAGACATCAAGTAGTCGGCAGGGTCAAGCCGAAATTTTGATCGCAGTCGGCGGAAAACCCACGGCGCATAGTCCTTGAACTTGAAATCGTATTGAGCAGACGGGGTTAATTCGTTCCCAGTTCTGTAAAGAAAATGTCAGTAACCACCAGTGATATCATGAACCTCAAAAGACCCGAACATACATATCGAAAGAAAACTTGTGTTTTGCTTCAAAATCAGCAGGAGTTAGCTCCCGGTCCATTTTCGCATTGATCCTGGAAACGGTAAACCGAATTCCTGTGAGCATATTGTAGGATGTAACCCAATTGGCGTGATTTCGATCAACCTTCGTTCCTACCACCACTctgtcatcgtcttcctcttcacgacgtttccttctcgaagctCGCCTTTGTTTGATGGCTTCCGCCCATCGAGCTGCATCTTCGTCTGGATTCGCCTCATCCATGGTATCGGACTGATTCGTTCGGGTGGTGCGCCGAGTCAAACCAAGAGATGAACGGCGAACTCCTGCCGTAGGAGATAAGCGACCGCTGCTGTATGCAGAATCATCTGGCTGATCGCGGCTACTTCGGCGGCCACTGGAATTCCTCGGAACTTGTAACGTATGTCGTTGTCGAAAGCTAGAGTTCGCCGAATCTTGCGTGTTGCTACGGTTGACTCCCGCAGCGACCGGCGGGGATGAATGGCGATACGGGCTTTTCTGAGTCGGAGACAAGCGTCCGGAGTCCGGAGAAAGATGGCCACTATTTTCCGGAAAGGAAGTCGACAGTCGTGCCGTTGAAGGGTTGCCCGTTGTGTCGGAGCAAACTAGCTCATCAACAGATGGTCGCGAGTAATCTCCATTCGTCATATGTTTTCCATTAAGCGATCGGTGGTTCACCAACAATCCATTGGCCGGTTGGCTAGCAATAGACGCCGTTGTTGAGCCGACCCCTGTATCGGATGACTTGCGGGGGAATTCTCTATCCATCGTAATCGATGATGTTCTTCCATCCCTTGGATCTCGAGCAGATCCATTCCCTAGTGAGTGTAGACTTCCATCCTTTGACTGAAGGAAATCTCGGTTATAGGAGCTAGCGCTCGATCGCGGTCCGGTCAATGAATAACTGCTACCGTTCGGGAGATGGCGATCGGTCGGGGGAGTGTCGAGGTGATTAGTGTCACCATTGGGCCAATTTGTCCACACAAACGTATTCCCTACAGCGTTCTTATCGTGTGGTCTTTCTTGAGGCGCACCGAACGAACGGGGTTGTGTGGTCGTAGCGGTGGCCGTCTGGGAAGGATAATCGTTCGAGAATGACGGCATGGTCGCGGGCTGGACGCCGGGAGGTGCGAACGGCGCAGGAATGTTGGAAAGGCAAGTCGAAATGAGTCGGGAGGCAGAGGAGGTGCGAGGGAGGGGCCAGTGAAGGGCTCCGCTAGACACTCGATCGAGCAGTGGGCGATAGACGATACTGCAAGGAAGGGGTGGACAACCGATGGATGGAACGGATTAGGACGAAAAAAACTTCGAGGTCACAAGAGCGGCCAGCCGCGGCGTGGCAGATTATTTATGGACCGATTACCATGTTCCGGTAGACAGGGAAGTGTGATAAGGCGAGGGTCAACAAGACCGCACTCCCGACAGCGTGTTCGTCGTGTATGAGGAAGGCGGGAGTGAGAAGCACGCAAGAGGGTGTGACTGTGGAGAGAGGGTTGAGGAGATAAGGCGGACAAGACTAGAATATCCAACAAGGGGCAAAAGAGGGGGGCGGCTTGTCGAGGGGAGAATAACGATGAAGCGAAGAATCAATGGAGCGATGATGGAAGCCGGAGgacagacagcaacagccttAATTCTGAACGTCTGGGAAGTCGAGAGAGCGCACTGGGCAGGCCGGCCGGGCGGTCCTGGTACGGTAAGTCTGCAGTAAATGCGCGTAATATACGCAAATCAAGGGCATTTAACTTGTTTATTCCTCAGGCTTAAAATACGACTCAGTTAATAGTATTAGCTCTGGTCTCTTGAGCTcaacaataataaatacGACAGGGGCCCCTGATGTTTGTTGGTTGTTGCTATTATTGCTACTGCCTAGTTGTCGGGGATTCCTGAAAAGCAGGGGGAAACGGGGCGTGTCCGTGGTTCATACAAACTCCACTATTCAGCTTCTCAATTCTCACACGTTGGTCGATTCTTTTGTCAGTTTTACCACAAGGTATATAACGGGGTTGGTGCTCCTTCGGCTCATTTAAAGCTGGAACTTGCCGAGATTGCTCTCTGTCATGTTAAATAGATTTTCTCGAGTCGACAGGCCTGAGATATCTCAACCTGGAAGGCTGAATCGTAAATCCATGATGTCTTGTACAACTCCAGTATAACATgtaatcttatatttagaaaCAGGACGACCCAAAACAACCCTTCTCATAACTGAACAACCTGCTAAATATCTCATCAAGATACGGCTCAAATACTTTTCCACTTGTCAAACAATATATTATGAATTCTAGCCCTTAGTTGTTTTTACCCGACCACATGATTATGGTGCTTTCCAAGCCCATCGGGTGTCCCGCATAAAAACGGACCAACAACAATTTTCGTATGCATAACTTTATGCTTCGAACCCTAAATTCCCACCTCACTTCAGCATGCTCATATTACAGCTGCACACCACTGGTGCGTATAAAACAGCCCGCAGGAACTATGtagcaaaaaaaaataaaaataaaaataaaaagatggACGTGATGATAATTTCTAACTAATGTCAATCACGTTTAGGACTACCTTATAGCTTTTGCAACCCAGCAGCTTTACCATAATTCAAGTACGTACCATTTACCAAGTACTTGGATCACTACGGCCAGTAGGTTGATTGAGGAAAATGAACAGCAGAAC
The nucleotide sequence above comes from Aspergillus puulaauensis MK2 DNA, chromosome 3, nearly complete sequence. Encoded proteins:
- the MSS4 gene encoding 1-phosphatidylinositol-4-phosphate 5-kinase (COG:T;~EggNog:ENOG410PH70;~InterPro:IPR027483,IPR002498,IPR023610,IPR027484;~PFAM:PF01504;~go_function: GO:0016307 - phosphatidylinositol phosphate kinase activity [Evidence IEA];~go_process: GO:0046488 - phosphatidylinositol metabolic process [Evidence IEA]), whose amino-acid sequence is MPSFSNDYPSQTATATTTQPRSFGAPQERPHDKNAVGNTFVWTNWPNGDTNHLDTPPTDRHLPNGSSYSLTGPRSSASSYNRDFLQSKDGSLHSLGNGSARDPRDGRTSSITMDREFPRKSSDTGVGSTTASIASQPANGLLVNHRSLNGKHMTNGDYSRPSVDELVCSDTTGNPSTARLSTSFPENSGHLSPDSGRLSPTQKSPYRHSSPPVAAGVNRSNTQDSANSSFRQRHTLQVPRNSSGRRSSRDQPDDSAYSSGRLSPTAGVRRSSLGLTRRTTRTNQSDTMDEANPDEDAARWAEAIKQRRASRRKRREEEDDDRVVVGTKVDRNHANWVTSYNMLTGIRFTVSRINAKMDRELTPADFEAKHKFSFDITGNELTPSAQYDFKFKDYAPWVFRRLRSKFRLDPADYLMSLTSKYILSELGSPGKSGSFFYFSRDYKYIIKTIHHAEHKLLRKILPEYYKHVEQNPNTLISQFYGLHRVKMAYGRKIHFVVMNNLFPPHRDIHSTFDLKGSMIGRDVSEEYIKDHPRSTMKDLNWVRRNRHLECGPGKREFFLAQLKRDVELLKRLKIMDYSLLVGIHDVDKGNEEKLRDKTLQVFQPGADREEEIHPNMLIRTPSKLENERKARELRMLIQKERPVPLDKATAKMPDEILDERKFHVFYSDDGGFRATHENGQPGQEIYYLGIIDCLTHYGTIKRIENFFKSLANDRTQISPIPPEGYGDRFVNFIRKITMSKEEAERNQESEAAEQTNLDERPVSQTGHESSEYSSVGPPGQQPAEAGLSGPNTLPIVDEAGEASSVGGHSQRSPRLDKELPLPPNHGAQLLSGKQNGTFQNGPNLSVSV